Proteins from a single region of Murdochiella vaginalis:
- a CDS encoding ATP-dependent DNA helicase RecG produces the protein MSTPITAVKGVGPKKAESFGRLGITTVEELLYALPFRYEDRRHVCAISALSDGLKQVVFARLTRIYRPVRLGGRRTIVRASVADDSESLTVVWHNQPYITRNLRVGDSFYFYGTYREANHVLFDPLLAKAETEKEGKENFLGLFPQYSLTDGLSQNARRDAVKQAFSLLSQVEDPYPSSWRIKAGWRPLYDLLKALHFPTSMQELDAAREEWQNREALEETLVRHFWERSKHTKQSVSMRPCNLTKAMARLPFILTNAQKNAVMLLQERLCAPSPMNVLLQGDVGSGKTVVAFLAAECALENGYHVAFMAPSEVLARQHAEKARSFFTQPVYLLTGSTTEEARKKMDAAAKGTKPGIFFGTHALFQDRVRFSRLGLVITDEQHRFGVRQRARLQEKSEQLNTLVLSATPIPRTLALVEWGDLELVRIHEKPPGRGTITTRIVDRRSEKACYHAIARQIVKGRQVYIVCPVIESGEDNEQYWSVTETEKRVRAVMKKEENVVGRKVVIDTLTGKQSSESKREVMDRFYRGKSDLLIATTVIEVGIDVANAGVMMIAEAERFGLAQLHQLRGRVGRGQENAYCILMLHSSSIENKQRLRVLEQTLDGWEIARADLRLRGSGDRLGTRQHGLTLSDEDQRKWQEALAQSARWLQTQKVPLDRLEALPSPLRERIRERMERIRQVTLN, from the coding sequence ATGAGCACACCGATTACGGCCGTAAAAGGCGTGGGACCGAAGAAAGCGGAAAGCTTTGGCCGACTGGGCATCACTACGGTGGAGGAGTTGCTTTATGCTTTGCCCTTTCGCTATGAAGACCGTCGTCATGTCTGTGCCATTTCCGCCTTATCGGATGGCTTGAAACAGGTTGTTTTTGCGCGCCTTACGCGTATCTACCGTCCGGTTCGTCTCGGCGGGCGACGTACCATCGTTCGTGCGAGCGTTGCGGATGATTCGGAAAGCCTTACGGTCGTTTGGCACAATCAGCCCTATATTACAAGGAATCTTCGGGTGGGAGATTCCTTTTATTTTTATGGTACCTATCGTGAGGCAAATCATGTGCTTTTCGATCCTCTTCTCGCAAAGGCAGAAACGGAAAAAGAAGGGAAAGAGAACTTTCTTGGGCTGTTTCCACAGTATTCCTTAACGGACGGTCTGTCGCAAAATGCACGTCGAGATGCCGTTAAACAAGCATTCTCCCTTCTTTCGCAGGTGGAAGATCCCTACCCTTCAAGCTGGCGCATAAAAGCCGGTTGGCGTCCCTTGTATGATCTTTTGAAAGCACTCCATTTTCCAACATCAATGCAAGAATTGGATGCGGCACGCGAGGAATGGCAAAATCGGGAGGCTTTGGAAGAAACCCTTGTGCGCCATTTTTGGGAGCGTTCCAAACATACAAAACAAAGCGTCTCCATGCGCCCTTGCAATCTGACCAAGGCCATGGCAAGGCTTCCGTTTATTCTTACAAACGCACAGAAAAATGCCGTCATGCTCTTACAAGAGCGACTTTGTGCTCCGTCGCCCATGAATGTGCTGTTGCAAGGCGATGTCGGTTCGGGGAAAACCGTCGTTGCGTTCCTGGCGGCGGAATGTGCCTTAGAAAACGGCTATCATGTGGCCTTTATGGCGCCCAGTGAAGTGTTGGCACGCCAACATGCGGAAAAAGCACGTTCCTTTTTTACACAGCCCGTCTATCTGTTGACGGGATCCACAACAGAAGAAGCGCGAAAAAAAATGGATGCGGCGGCGAAAGGAACGAAGCCGGGCATTTTTTTCGGCACGCATGCGCTGTTTCAGGATCGCGTCCGCTTTTCTCGCCTGGGGCTGGTGATTACCGATGAACAGCATCGTTTCGGCGTACGCCAGCGTGCTCGTCTGCAGGAAAAATCAGAGCAGCTCAATACGTTGGTGCTCAGCGCCACGCCCATTCCGCGCACATTAGCTTTGGTGGAATGGGGAGATCTGGAGCTGGTGCGCATTCATGAAAAACCGCCGGGAAGGGGAACCATCACCACTCGCATCGTGGATCGTCGCTCGGAGAAAGCGTGTTATCATGCCATTGCTCGCCAAATTGTGAAGGGGAGACAGGTCTATATTGTATGTCCCGTTATTGAAAGCGGCGAGGATAACGAACAGTATTGGTCCGTTACGGAAACCGAAAAACGAGTTCGTGCCGTGATGAAAAAAGAAGAAAACGTGGTAGGAAGAAAAGTTGTCATCGATACTCTCACGGGAAAGCAGTCGTCGGAGAGCAAGCGCGAAGTGATGGATCGCTTTTATCGTGGCAAAAGCGACCTCTTGATTGCTACGACGGTTATTGAGGTCGGCATTGATGTTGCGAATGCCGGCGTGATGATGATCGCCGAAGCGGAGCGATTCGGTCTGGCACAGCTTCATCAGCTTCGCGGACGTGTGGGCAGGGGGCAGGAAAATGCCTATTGCATTCTAATGCTTCATTCGTCCAGTATAGAAAATAAGCAGCGCCTGCGCGTTTTAGAACAAACGTTGGATGGCTGGGAGATTGCTCGTGCCGATTTGCGTTTGCGCGGAAGTGGGGATCGCTTAGGCACACGCCAGCACGGCCTGACCCTTTCTGATGAAGACCAACGAAAATGGCAAGAGGCTCTTGCACAAAGCGCCCGGTGGCTTCAGACACAGAAGGTTCCGCTCGATCGGCTGGAAGCATTGCCTTCGCCTTTGAGAGAGCGAATTAGGGAACGGATGGAGCGTATTCGACAAGTTACTCTTAATTGA
- a CDS encoding DAK2 domain-containing protein codes for MEATVFREGLLQACRLLDEHKEEVNALNVFPVPDGDTGTNMSLTMKSAAEAVSNAPESIQAMAKALGNGSLMGARGNSGVILSQLCRGLAQSLKGKEVILLSDIADALESARAKAYKAVMQPTEGTILTVARAMSEFAIQNQHEYSDIVAFLKDILRYANHVLQQTPDMLAELKEAGVVDAGGQGLVYLFCGFVQALSGEDLHTLLEQSKTQLPQVESTARGREQALKSEKAYFVSFRINNIERERLLRHLEHYGVLESISETEDGFFVEAYSDVPVKLINSQDKRGDLTEIHVISTRRHALLQSEKEEKQANVFEPISKPQTLSRFGFVAVCMGEGFRSLFRDMMVNEVVSGGQTMNPSTKDLLDAVERVPAETVFILPNNKNIILAAEQVHELTEKKVVVIPTRSMPEGVMALFHFDDTADAEVNKEQMTASLREVMTGQVTYAVRDTEMNGLTMKAGDRIGLMNGEIVLTDTQDESLVERLVETYRKPEHTLITVYVGKDADPNKAQELHDVLTSRFADCEVEFLHGDQPVYTYIFSLE; via the coding sequence ATGGAAGCAACCGTTTTTCGAGAAGGCCTGTTACAAGCTTGTCGTCTTCTTGATGAACATAAAGAAGAAGTTAATGCGCTCAATGTTTTTCCCGTTCCGGATGGCGATACGGGGACAAACATGAGCCTAACCATGAAATCGGCTGCGGAAGCGGTCAGTAATGCGCCCGAGAGTATCCAGGCCATGGCAAAAGCTCTTGGTAACGGTTCCCTCATGGGAGCGCGCGGCAACTCAGGCGTTATTCTTTCTCAGCTTTGTCGCGGATTAGCACAATCATTAAAGGGAAAAGAAGTCATTCTCCTGTCGGACATTGCGGATGCTCTGGAATCGGCGCGTGCAAAAGCCTATAAAGCGGTCATGCAGCCGACAGAAGGAACTATCCTTACTGTCGCTCGGGCGATGAGTGAGTTTGCCATCCAAAATCAACACGAATACAGCGATATTGTTGCCTTTTTGAAGGACATTCTACGTTATGCCAATCATGTGCTGCAGCAGACTCCGGACATGCTCGCCGAATTGAAAGAGGCAGGCGTGGTGGATGCCGGCGGTCAAGGTTTGGTCTATTTATTTTGCGGATTTGTACAAGCTCTTTCCGGCGAGGATCTGCACACGCTTTTAGAGCAGTCAAAAACGCAACTTCCACAGGTGGAGTCCACCGCACGGGGACGAGAACAGGCATTAAAATCGGAAAAAGCATATTTTGTGTCCTTCCGGATCAATAATATTGAACGGGAACGTCTCTTGCGCCATTTGGAACATTACGGTGTACTGGAAAGCATTAGTGAGACGGAAGATGGCTTTTTTGTCGAGGCCTATTCAGACGTGCCGGTTAAACTTATCAATAGTCAAGACAAACGCGGGGATTTAACGGAAATTCATGTGATTTCCACGCGCCGCCATGCCTTATTACAGAGCGAAAAAGAAGAAAAGCAAGCGAATGTGTTTGAACCGATCTCCAAGCCCCAAACGCTGTCTCGTTTCGGCTTTGTCGCTGTCTGCATGGGCGAAGGCTTCCGCTCGCTGTTTCGCGATATGATGGTTAACGAAGTGGTCTCCGGTGGTCAGACGATGAACCCGTCAACAAAGGATTTGCTGGATGCGGTGGAACGGGTACCGGCAGAAACCGTTTTTATTCTGCCAAACAATAAGAATATTATTTTGGCTGCAGAGCAGGTCCATGAGTTAACGGAAAAGAAGGTCGTGGTCATCCCGACAAGATCCATGCCGGAAGGCGTGATGGCACTATTTCATTTTGATGACACTGCGGATGCCGAAGTGAATAAAGAGCAGATGACGGCGAGTCTTCGAGAAGTCATGACCGGCCAGGTCACGTATGCCGTGCGCGACACAGAAATGAATGGACTTACGATGAAAGCCGGCGACCGCATCGGCCTGATGAATGGCGAGATTGTCTTAACCGATACACAGGACGAATCGCTGGTCGAACGCCTGGTGGAAACGTATCGAAAACCGGAGCATACTCTTATCACCGTTTACGTCGGAAAGGATGCGGATCCGAATAAGGCGCAAGAACTTCATGATGTGCTTACCTCTCGCTTCGCGGACTGTGAAGTGGAATTTCTCCATGGTGATCAGCCGGTGTACACATATATCTTTTCTCTGGAATGA
- a CDS encoding Asp23/Gls24 family envelope stress response protein, which produces MSLTIVNEFGNVTIEDDVIERIAVQAAMECYGVVGLAARGPKDDIYRLLRLENMSRGVRVFADEQQGIIIQLHVILEAGMRLSMVAENIIDTVRYNVESKTNLTVRSVDVLVQGLRV; this is translated from the coding sequence ATGTCTTTAACAATTGTCAATGAGTTTGGTAACGTAACAATAGAAGATGATGTCATCGAGCGCATTGCGGTACAGGCTGCCATGGAATGCTATGGAGTGGTCGGCTTGGCGGCACGCGGTCCGAAAGATGATATCTATCGCTTGCTTCGTTTGGAAAATATGAGTCGCGGCGTACGCGTGTTCGCCGATGAGCAGCAAGGAATTATTATTCAATTGCACGTGATCTTAGAGGCAGGCATGCGCTTGTCCATGGTAGCTGAAAATATCATCGATACCGTGCGCTACAATGTGGAGTCCAAAACCAATCTTACCGTTCGCTCTGTCGATGTTTTGGTACAGGGATTGCGTGTATAA